A segment of the Candidatus Pelagisphaera phototrophica genome:
GAAGGCCAAGCGAAAGCCATGAGAATGGCCTTGAATGAGGCGGGTGTCTCACCTCAGGACATAGGGCACATCAACGCCCACGGTACTGCCACTCACGGGAATGACGCCTGTGAAAGTAAGTCAATCCGCAGTGTCTTTGGCGATGCCGCCGACGACGTTCCTGTCGTCGCCAACAAAAGCTATTTCGGGCATGCCCTCGGCGCTTCAGGAGCTCTCGAGTGCATATCTGCTTTTCTCGCCCTTGAGCATGGCATCTCCCCTCCCAATCTAAACAATGAAAGTCCCGACCCGGAATGCAGAATCCATATGGTCGGAGCAAAACCAGTATCCATTGATTCAAGACCAGTAATGAAAAATAGTTTCGGATTCGGCGGCGGCAACGGCGTATTGGTACTCGGACCTAGCAACTAGAAATAATTTATGAGCGACATTTCAAAAGAAGAAAAAATCATCGGGCAGCTTCGAGGCATTCTCGAAGAATCCTCTACCACAGAACCGGATTGGGATAATTTCGGTCGAAATTCGACGATCGAATCCCTCGGGCTCGATTCTCTCACCATCCTCGATTTACTCTACGATATCGAGGAGGAAATTGGAGTCCATTTGGAGGCAAAGGAAGTTCTCAGCATTACTACGCTTGGAGAACTCGTCGATTTGCTCATCAAAAACGGCGCTTGAAACACCTTCGGCATCTCATCGAGTATGGCTTGTTCCGAGTCGTACTTTTTCTCTTCGATTCCCTCCCCTACACGTTCACTTGTAAAGTGGCTCGCGGCACTGCCAATGTATGGTGGGTATTTGACCGCAAACGCCAGATAGTGGGACGCGACAATGTCATTCGCAGCGGGATTGAGTCCGATCCCAAGAAGGCTCGAGCCATCGCGAAAAAGGCGGCTCACCACATGGCCATTGTCGTCGTAGAGTCTCTTCGTTCTACAGATTTCCTAAGCGATGAAGATACCACTGATAACATCGTGCTCGACATAAAGCCAGATGTGCTTGCCGTGATGCAGGATCCCGAGCAGAGCCTCATTATTGCATCAGGACACTTTGGGAATTGGGAAGTCGCTGGACATTGGGTCTCTAGGTTCAAGCCTGTGGCGGGTATCACCCGAGCCATGAACAATCCGCTCATTGAGTCCATGGTCAAGAAAAGGAAGTCCCGGTTCCGGTTTCGCCCAATCCCCAAACACGATAGCAATACGGGTCGATTTCTTGAGGTTCTCGAAAATAAAGAATTCCTTGCCCTCCTATTCGATCAGCACGCGGGCGACTATGGAATGATGATCGATTTCTTTGGTCATCCGGCGTCCACTTTTAAGACCCCGGCCATGTTGCACCTGGTCACCCGCACGCCACTTTGCTTCGCCTCCTGCCGCCGTATTGGACCGAGGAAATTCGAGATCTCCACCTCAAACCTAATCCACCAGCCACGCAGTGGGAACAAGAACGAAGATCTCAGAGGAATCCTGGGCAGCTTGAATCGTGACCTAGAGGCCGCCATCCGCAAAGACCCCACCCAGTATCTTTGGGGACATCGGCGCTGGCGGGACTAAGCCCCTCCCACAACCTTTTTCCCATATAGGTGTGATCGTATCGATTGGCATCGATTTCAGCGTTCCCAGAGAGTCGTCCCCACTCTTCAAATCCGAATTTCAGTAATAGGTTGATGCTCGGAGCATTGGATCCGAGCAATATGGCGACGATTATCTCGATACCCAGACGGGAACAATCTGAGATCGTTCGCCCGAGGAACCCGGTACCAACTCCCTTGCCTCGATGCGCTTCTGAAATCTAGTAACTAATTTCTGCAGTTTTATCGAAGGCCGATCGGCCGTAAAGGTAAGGACTCAGACTGCACCATCCCTCCGTCTCTGCATTATTTTCGGCAACGTAAATGGGATACCTTTCTTCAGAGTGTTCCTTCAGCCAGTTTTCCTTGTTTTCAATTGATACGTATTCCGTATCCGCTGTTGATATACGGGTTTATATCGCTTCGTTATAAATCCGAACGATACTCTTCCAGTCACCCACTTCGGCTATTCGTATACCCATCTCTGACAAAATCTGCTGATTCTTTAACCTTTGTAATCTACCCCGTCCGGCCAAATAAAAGTGCAGAAAAGGGGTCCTGACACTAACCTTTTTGTCTTCCCATTGAATCTCCACGGAGCGGCTGCCTCAGAAGCAGGCTACATCAGTGAAATCTCCTTATTTTCGATCTTGAGTTTTCGAAACGCGTCGTATTTCGTTCCGGCTCGTAACGCGAGAGAGTTACCCGTGGGGCAGTAGCTCAGCTGGATAGAGCACCTGATTTCTAATCCGGTGGTCGGGGGTTCGAGTCCCTCCTGCCCTACCATGACTAAAGCTTTATTACAAAGGGTGAAGGATCGATTAACCGAACGCCGAGGACAACGAAAGACGGACGAGAAACACCATTTAAGATCGCGGTGTAAAACCGCTCCTACTCATGTAAAGGGCCTGACACAAACAACATGACGCTAGGTGCTAACAACTAATCGCCAAACGCCCCCTCAGGCCTACGCCAACGCGTATTGCTTTTCAGTTAGCTCAGTAAGAGATACCCAGTTTTTCCAGGCAGTTCGTAGCTCTTTGCGCAGTTCCTTGATTTCGAGCAGCAATACTTGGCGGCGTTCTTCTGTCGCCACTTTCAGTTCACGGTAGGCTTTGGCCAATTCAGCGGCCTTCCCCTCAAACTGCTTCGACATCTCCTCAAGCTTGTGACGCACCTCTTGCGCACCTTCGTCAAATTCATCTCGAATACGCTCCAGAAGCAACTGCTTGTCGTTTTTGACCAAGGTTTGCTGGATGCGAATGTTGTTCACCCAACGGAGGTTCTTTACGAGACCGATCTTGGACGAGGTCCAGATCAGCCATTTGGTAGGGTCAAAATGGTACCAGCGGATACCGTTGCGGTAGTCATTGGCGATCGCGTGGTGGTAGTTGTGGTATCCTTCACCGAAAGTCACTACGGCTAGCAGGGCGTTGTCTGCCGCTGTCTGTTCCTTAGAGTAAGTGCGCGAGCCCCAGATGTGGGCCAATGAATTGATGAACCAAGTGCAATGGTGAATCGTAAAAATACGAAGCAGCACGCAACCGACAAAGGAAGCCAGCGGAGACATGAATAGGCAGCCGAGAGCGAATACAGTCCCATTTACGAGCAGAAACAGCTTCCCGTAGTGGTTGTGCTGAAACATGACTCGTTTGTTTTTCAAAAGATCACCGACGATTCGATCATTGATTGGAATGGGCTTTCTGGCGAAAAGCCAGCCGACGTGAGCGAACCAGAATCCTCGGTTAATATTGTAGGGATCTTTCTCCGTGTCCACGTGGCTGTGGTGGATGCGGTGGTCATTGGACCAGCTCAAGGCGGACATTTGACCCGAGAGCATCGACATTATGAGCCAAAACCACTCGTAGAACGGGTTCGCGTCATAAGTTTTGTGGGCAAACAAGCGATGATAGGCGGCAGTAATCGCGAACCCAGAGAGAACAAAAGTCACGAAGTAGATTACGAAAGTCGCGAAGTTGAAATCGCTAATAATGAATGGTAGCAGAGTGAAAAGCGCGACGTGATAGCCCGCTATCGTGCCAAAGGTTCCCCAGTTTTGTATACGCATGTGTAAAATAGAAGTCCCTAAGTGGGAAGGTTTGTTCAAAAACAGCCGCATTTGTCGCGATTTTCTTTCATTACGCAACCCTTAGATAACGGTTTTTAGGTTAATTTCCTGAGTATTGGCAAAATCAGTAATAGAAATAAGACCGTTAAACTGACGAAATACGTAAAATTGAACCGATTTAGGAGTGAATACAAAAGCGGATCCCGCTCGTTAAAACTTTGAATCTTTTCGAGGAATCAGCCTACTGATGTTGGACAGCGTCGAATCTTGCCCCTCACCCATAACTCAGTGGAACGCCTAGACTCACCACCAGCTTCGAACCTGCAGAATCCCCTTGATCGACTCAAGGTTTCTTTAGCTACCCGCCTACACGGGAAAAGCGACGCCATAGACGCGATTGTGACCTGACTCCTTGCGGAGGGCCACATTTTGATCGAAGACGTGCCGGGCGTTGGTAAAACCACCCTCACCTACGTCTTTGCAAAGTCGCTCGACTGCCAATTCAACCGCATCCAATTTACCATTGATATTCTGCCATCAGGCATCCTTGGTGTCTCCATTTACAAAGGATCCGATAATCAGTTCGAGTTTTTCAAGGGTCCTGTCTTCTCCAGCATCGTACTCGCCGAAGAGATTAACCGGGCCTCCCCTAAATCTCAATACGCCCTGCTCGAAGCTCTGGAGCGAGGTTTGGTAACGATCGATGGCGCCTCGCGTCCGATCAAACCGTGAATTAGCCGACCCGCTACAACACTTAAAACAGAGGGCGTTACAGCTTCGATACAGCCCCTATCGTTCGGAGGTGGATGTACGGACACTTAGACGGGAATTTCGACGCTCGAT
Coding sequences within it:
- a CDS encoding acyl-CoA desaturase, coding for MRIQNWGTFGTIAGYHVALFTLLPFIISDFNFATFVIYFVTFVLSGFAITAAYHRLFAHKTYDANPFYEWFWLIMSMLSGQMSALSWSNDHRIHHSHVDTEKDPYNINRGFWFAHVGWLFARKPIPINDRIVGDLLKNKRVMFQHNHYGKLFLLVNGTVFALGCLFMSPLASFVGCVLLRIFTIHHCTWFINSLAHIWGSRTYSKEQTAADNALLAVVTFGEGYHNYHHAIANDYRNGIRWYHFDPTKWLIWTSSKIGLVKNLRWVNNIRIQQTLVKNDKQLLLERIRDEFDEGAQEVRHKLEEMSKQFEGKAAELAKAYRELKVATEERRQVLLLEIKELRKELRTAWKNWVSLTELTEKQYALA
- a CDS encoding lysophospholipid acyltransferase family protein; the protein is MKHLRHLIEYGLFRVVLFLFDSLPYTFTCKVARGTANVWWVFDRKRQIVGRDNVIRSGIESDPKKARAIAKKAAHHMAIVVVESLRSTDFLSDEDTTDNIVLDIKPDVLAVMQDPEQSLIIASGHFGNWEVAGHWVSRFKPVAGITRAMNNPLIESMVKKRKSRFRFRPIPKHDSNTGRFLEVLENKEFLALLFDQHAGDYGMMIDFFGHPASTFKTPAMLHLVTRTPLCFASCRRIGPRKFEISTSNLIHQPRSGNKNEDLRGILGSLNRDLEAAIRKDPTQYLWGHRRWRD
- a CDS encoding AAA family ATPase, producing MIEDVPGVGKTTLTYVFAKSLDCQFNRIQFTIDILPSGILGVSIYKGSDNQFEFFKGPVFSSIVLAEEINRASPKSQYALLEALERGLVTIDGASRPIKP
- a CDS encoding N-acetyltransferase family protein: MSEAHRGKGVGTGFLGRTISDCSRLGIEIIVAILLGSNAPSINLLLKFGFEEWGRLSGNAEIDANRYDHTYMGKRLWEGLSPASADVPKDTGWGLCGWRPLGHDSSCPGFL
- a CDS encoding acyl carrier protein, which encodes MSDISKEEKIIGQLRGILEESSTTEPDWDNFGRNSTIESLGLDSLTILDLLYDIEEEIGVHLEAKEVLSITTLGELVDLLIKNGA